A genomic segment from Propionibacteriaceae bacterium ZF39 encodes:
- a CDS encoding L-serine ammonia-lyase, with amino-acid sequence MALSVFDLFKIGIGPSSSHTVGPMRAGVRFLDELRDGGVFDRVERVHAELFGSLGATGRGHASDVAVILGLLGEEPDTVDPRGVADQVERVRAGHRLLLGGEREITFDWDNDLILNGRVSLPFHPNGMTLTAFDGSGEELHRKSYYSIGGGFVVDEESAAADELPSESVKLPYPFSTGAELVAACEESGLSWSGLILANEAAFRPEEETRAGLLKIWSVMSECIDNGLKTEGILPGGLRVRRRAPELFRKLRVDGQEDDPMRGMDWVSLWALAVNEENAGGGRVVTAPTNGASGIIPAVLKYYTEFVPGASEDGIVRFLLIAGSIGIIIKQQASISGAEVGCQGEVGSACSMAAAGLTGVLGGYTDHIENAAEIGMEHNLGLTCDPIGGLVQIPCIERNAIASVKAIAAARTALHGDGHHKVTFDEVVKTMRDTGRDMQAKYKETALGGLAVNVIEC; translated from the coding sequence ATGGCACTCAGCGTGTTTGACCTGTTCAAGATCGGGATTGGTCCGTCGAGCTCCCACACGGTGGGGCCGATGCGGGCCGGCGTCCGATTTCTCGACGAGTTGCGGGACGGGGGAGTCTTCGACCGGGTCGAGCGCGTCCATGCCGAGCTCTTCGGAAGCCTTGGGGCCACGGGGCGGGGCCATGCGAGCGATGTCGCCGTGATTCTCGGCCTGCTGGGGGAGGAGCCGGACACGGTCGATCCTCGGGGCGTGGCCGACCAGGTCGAGCGAGTGCGCGCCGGCCATCGGCTCCTGCTGGGCGGGGAGCGTGAGATCACCTTCGATTGGGACAACGACCTGATTCTCAACGGCCGGGTCAGCCTGCCGTTCCATCCCAATGGGATGACGCTCACGGCGTTCGACGGATCGGGTGAGGAACTCCACCGCAAGAGCTACTACTCGATCGGGGGTGGTTTCGTCGTCGACGAGGAATCTGCGGCAGCCGATGAGCTGCCTTCCGAGTCGGTCAAGTTGCCCTATCCGTTCAGCACCGGTGCCGAACTGGTCGCGGCCTGCGAGGAATCGGGCCTGTCCTGGTCGGGCCTCATCCTGGCGAACGAAGCCGCCTTCCGCCCCGAGGAAGAGACCCGGGCCGGGCTGCTGAAGATCTGGTCGGTCATGTCCGAATGCATCGACAACGGGTTGAAGACCGAGGGCATCCTGCCCGGCGGACTTCGCGTACGCCGGCGGGCGCCCGAGCTGTTTCGGAAGCTCAGGGTCGACGGCCAGGAAGACGATCCCATGCGCGGCATGGACTGGGTCAGCCTCTGGGCGCTCGCGGTCAACGAGGAGAACGCCGGCGGCGGACGCGTGGTGACGGCCCCGACCAATGGGGCCTCGGGCATCATCCCGGCGGTGCTGAAGTACTACACGGAGTTCGTGCCCGGCGCGAGCGAGGACGGCATCGTGCGCTTCCTGCTGATCGCCGGGTCGATCGGCATCATCATCAAGCAACAGGCGTCCATCTCGGGTGCGGAGGTCGGCTGTCAGGGCGAGGTCGGGTCGGCGTGTTCGATGGCCGCGGCCGGCCTGACCGGTGTCCTCGGCGGCTATACCGACCACATTGAGAACGCCGCCGAGATCGGCATGGAACACAATCTGGGCCTGACCTGCGACCCGATCGGTGGGCTCGTGCAGATCCCGTGTATCGAACGCAACGCCATCGCCTCGGTGAAGGCCATCGCTGCTGCGCGCACCGCGCTCCACGGGGATGGCCACCACAAGGTGACCTTCGACGAGGTCGTGAAGACCATGCGCGACACCGGGCGCGACATGCAGGCGAAATACAAGGAGACGGCCCTCGGCGGGTTGGCCGTCAACGTCATCGAGTGCTGA
- a CDS encoding AAA family ATPase — translation MAGAEWMRPRPIRGLGRREGAEIDLRQWPYTIPAVRQLLDEGLELGGATVLVGENGSGKSTIIEAIAEAYGFNAEGGSTGAMHTTRRTESSLADALTLDRGPGASRGGYFLRAETMHGFYTYLEDVGMASFHQRSHGESFLDLIADRCFHRGQPRPGLYLFDEVESALSFDSTLRVLATLLELLEDERVQIILATHSPILAALPGARILELGPEGYAEEDWGDLALVVNERYFLADPQRFLRHLSP, via the coding sequence TCGGCGGGAGGGGGCGGAGATCGACCTCCGGCAGTGGCCCTACACGATTCCGGCCGTGCGCCAGCTTCTCGACGAGGGCCTGGAGCTGGGTGGGGCGACCGTGCTCGTCGGCGAGAACGGCTCCGGCAAGTCGACGATCATCGAGGCGATCGCTGAGGCGTACGGGTTCAATGCCGAAGGCGGGTCGACCGGTGCGATGCACACGACGCGGCGTACCGAATCCTCACTGGCCGACGCCCTGACCCTCGACCGGGGGCCGGGCGCGTCCCGCGGCGGCTACTTTCTGCGGGCCGAGACGATGCACGGGTTCTACACCTATCTCGAGGACGTCGGGATGGCGTCGTTCCATCAGCGCAGCCACGGGGAATCGTTCCTCGACCTGATCGCCGACCGGTGCTTCCATCGGGGGCAGCCGCGGCCGGGGCTCTATCTGTTCGACGAGGTCGAGTCGGCGCTGTCGTTCGACTCCACGCTGCGGGTGCTGGCGACCCTGCTCGAACTGCTCGAGGACGAGCGCGTTCAGATCATTCTGGCGACCCACTCACCGATCCTCGCGGCGCTGCCGGGGGCGCGGATCCTGGAGTTGGGGCCCGAGGGGTACGCCGAGGAGGACTGGGGAGACCTCGCCCTCGTCGTGAATGAGCGATATTTCCTTGCTGATCCCCAGCGGTTCCTGCGCCACCTGTCGCCCTGA